The Pseudoalteromonas aliena SW19 genome includes a region encoding these proteins:
- a CDS encoding class II 3-deoxy-7-phosphoheptulonate synthase: MQPWNPNSWRELPILQQPQYPDQEILESVESQLKTAPPLVFAEETRSLFKQLEDVCEGKAFLLQGGDCAESFSDFNAANIRDTFKTILQMAVVLTYGGKCPVVKIARMAGQYAKPRSADLETINGVSLPSYRGDIINNIEFTEEARVPDPQRLMTAYHHSAATLNLLRAFAQGGLADLHQVNRWNMGFVAANPLKEKYQQLADKIQDALEFMEVCGINSTIAPSLKETDLYTSHEALLLGYEEALTRRDHLSGDWYDCSAHFVWIGERTRQLDHAHIEFFKGIKNPIGVKVGPGMNPDDLIRLIDALNPDNIPGRLTLITRMGADVLPEKLPALVRRVQQEGRKVIWSSDPMHGNTEKATSGYKTRNFDNIMREISQFFAVHKAEGSYAGGVHLEMTGQHVTECTGGAYGLSDDDLAQRYKTQCDPRLNADQVLELGFLVADLLKDARK; encoded by the coding sequence ATGCAACCGTGGAACCCAAATAGCTGGAGAGAGCTGCCAATACTGCAGCAACCACAGTATCCAGATCAAGAAATACTAGAATCAGTAGAAAGCCAATTAAAAACGGCTCCTCCTTTAGTTTTTGCTGAAGAAACCCGAAGCTTATTCAAGCAACTTGAAGATGTGTGCGAAGGCAAAGCCTTTTTACTTCAAGGTGGTGACTGTGCCGAGTCATTTAGCGATTTTAATGCTGCTAATATACGCGATACATTTAAAACCATTTTACAAATGGCTGTTGTACTCACGTATGGTGGAAAATGCCCTGTTGTTAAAATAGCACGTATGGCTGGTCAATACGCTAAACCTCGTTCAGCGGACTTAGAAACAATTAATGGCGTGTCTTTACCATCTTATCGTGGCGATATAATTAATAATATCGAGTTTACTGAAGAAGCACGTGTACCCGATCCACAACGTTTAATGACAGCATATCATCACAGCGCTGCAACGTTAAATTTATTACGAGCGTTCGCGCAAGGTGGATTAGCCGATCTTCACCAAGTTAATCGTTGGAATATGGGTTTTGTTGCAGCAAACCCGCTTAAAGAAAAATACCAACAACTTGCAGATAAAATTCAAGATGCGCTAGAGTTTATGGAAGTCTGCGGAATTAATTCTACAATTGCGCCAAGCTTAAAAGAAACCGATTTATACACTTCTCATGAAGCTTTACTACTAGGCTATGAAGAAGCACTTACTCGTCGTGACCACTTATCGGGTGACTGGTACGATTGTTCTGCTCACTTTGTTTGGATTGGTGAACGTACTCGTCAACTAGATCATGCACATATTGAGTTTTTCAAAGGTATTAAAAACCCTATTGGTGTTAAAGTTGGTCCAGGTATGAACCCAGACGACCTAATTCGTTTAATTGATGCATTAAACCCAGATAACATTCCTGGTCGCTTGACACTTATTACACGCATGGGTGCAGATGTACTTCCTGAAAAACTTCCAGCGCTAGTAAGAAGAGTTCAGCAAGAAGGTCGGAAAGTAATTTGGAGCTCAGATCCAATGCACGGTAACACTGAAAAAGCGACATCAGGCTATAAAACACGTAACTTCGACAATATTATGCGCGAAATCAGTCAGTTTTTCGCTGTTCATAAAGCTGAAGGTTCATACGCAGGTGGTGTTCACCTTGAGATGACAGGCCAGCACGTTACAGAGTGTACAGGCGGTGCTTACGGTTTATCTGATGATGACCTAGCACAGCGGTATAAAACGCAGTGTGATCCACGTCTTAACGCCGACCAAGTATTAGAGTTAGGCTTTTTAGTGGCTGATTTACTAAAAGACGCACGTAAATAA
- the ppsA gene encoding phosphoenolpyruvate synthase — protein MQEYVLWYQELGMQDVPRVGGKNASLGEMISNLANAGVQVPGGFATTADAFNEFLDQSGLTAKIHDILDTLDVDDVNTLAKVGADIRQWIIDTPFQPNLDQAIRDAYSQLHGDTAADVSFAVRSSATAEDMPDASFAGQQETFLNVVGIDSVMVAIKHVFASLFNDRAISYRVHQGYDHRGVALSAGVQRMVRSDKSASGVMFSIDTESGFEDVVFITSSYGLGEMVVQGAVNPDEFYVHKPTLLKNKPSVVRRNIGSKAIQMIYSEDKAHGKQVDIVDVAPELCNKFSITDEEVQELAKQAVIIEKHYGRPMDIEWAKDGNDGKLYIVQARPETVRSNEDSNVMERFQLNGTSNVVVEGRAIGHKIGSGVVRVLDSIKEMDQVQVGDILVTDMTDPDWEPIMKRAAAIVTNRGGRTCHAAIIARELGIPAVVGCGNATDLIKAGQEVTVSCAEGDTGFIYEGILDFEILTSRVDKMPELPMKVMMNVGNPDRAFDFARLPHAGVGLARVEFIINRMIGVHPKALLNFDAQTDALKAEITDMIAGYESPVEFYITKLVEGISTLGCAFAPERVIVRMSDFKSNEYANLVGGQQYEPEEENPMIGFRGAARYISEDFRDCFALECEAIKRVRNDMDMANIEIMIPFVRTLEEGKRVIELLEEHGLKRGENDLKVIMMCELPSNALLADEFLEMFDGFSIGSNDLTQLTLGLDRDSGLIAHLFDERDPAIKKLLSMAIKTAKAKGKYVGICGQGPSDHEDFAAWLVEQGIDSVSLNPDTVIETWLYLAKKLAK, from the coding sequence GTGCAAGAATACGTTCTCTGGTATCAAGAGCTTGGTATGCAAGATGTTCCTCGAGTTGGCGGTAAAAACGCGTCACTTGGTGAAATGATTTCAAACCTAGCAAACGCTGGTGTACAAGTACCGGGTGGTTTTGCAACTACCGCCGATGCTTTTAATGAGTTTTTAGATCAATCAGGACTCACCGCTAAAATTCACGACATTTTAGATACTCTCGATGTTGATGATGTAAATACACTCGCTAAAGTCGGTGCCGATATCCGCCAATGGATAATCGACACACCATTCCAACCAAATCTAGATCAAGCCATTCGCGACGCATATAGCCAACTCCACGGCGATACAGCAGCAGATGTTTCATTTGCAGTACGTTCATCAGCTACTGCTGAAGATATGCCAGATGCATCATTCGCAGGCCAGCAAGAAACTTTCCTTAACGTTGTCGGTATCGATTCAGTTATGGTCGCTATTAAACACGTATTTGCTTCATTATTTAACGACCGCGCAATCTCATACCGTGTTCACCAAGGTTACGATCACCGTGGTGTAGCATTGTCTGCTGGTGTTCAACGCATGGTACGCTCTGATAAGTCAGCATCTGGCGTCATGTTTAGTATCGATACTGAATCTGGTTTTGAAGATGTTGTATTCATTACATCAAGCTATGGCTTAGGCGAAATGGTTGTACAGGGCGCTGTTAACCCTGATGAGTTTTATGTTCATAAACCAACACTCCTTAAAAATAAACCTTCAGTAGTACGTCGTAATATTGGTTCTAAAGCCATACAAATGATTTACTCAGAAGATAAAGCACACGGTAAGCAAGTAGACATCGTTGATGTTGCCCCTGAGCTTTGTAATAAATTTTCGATTACAGATGAAGAAGTGCAAGAACTTGCCAAGCAAGCTGTAATCATCGAAAAACATTACGGTCGTCCTATGGACATCGAATGGGCAAAAGACGGTAACGACGGCAAACTATATATAGTTCAAGCACGTCCAGAGACTGTACGTTCAAACGAAGATTCTAACGTAATGGAACGTTTTCAATTAAATGGCACAAGCAACGTTGTTGTTGAAGGCCGTGCAATTGGTCATAAAATTGGTAGCGGTGTTGTACGTGTTCTTGATTCAATCAAAGAAATGGATCAAGTACAAGTAGGCGACATTTTAGTAACCGATATGACCGACCCTGATTGGGAACCAATCATGAAACGTGCTGCAGCGATTGTAACAAATCGTGGTGGTCGTACGTGCCACGCGGCAATCATTGCTCGTGAACTTGGTATTCCAGCCGTTGTTGGTTGTGGTAACGCAACAGATTTAATTAAAGCGGGTCAAGAAGTCACTGTATCATGCGCCGAAGGCGATACCGGCTTTATTTACGAAGGTATTTTAGATTTTGAAATACTAACGTCGCGCGTTGATAAAATGCCAGAACTGCCAATGAAAGTTATGATGAACGTGGGTAACCCCGATCGTGCTTTTGACTTTGCACGCTTACCGCATGCGGGTGTTGGCCTTGCGCGAGTTGAATTTATTATCAACCGTATGATTGGCGTTCATCCAAAAGCATTATTAAATTTTGATGCTCAAACAGATGCATTAAAAGCAGAAATCACTGATATGATTGCCGGTTACGAATCACCAGTGGAGTTTTACATAACAAAACTGGTTGAAGGTATTTCTACTCTAGGGTGTGCTTTTGCACCAGAGCGTGTAATTGTGCGTATGTCTGATTTTAAATCAAACGAGTACGCAAACCTAGTTGGTGGCCAGCAATACGAGCCGGAAGAAGAAAACCCAATGATTGGTTTTCGTGGTGCCGCACGTTATATCTCTGAAGACTTCCGCGATTGTTTTGCACTAGAATGTGAAGCTATTAAACGTGTAAGAAACGACATGGATATGGCTAACATAGAAATCATGATCCCATTCGTACGTACCCTTGAAGAAGGTAAACGCGTAATAGAATTACTAGAAGAGCATGGCCTTAAACGCGGCGAAAATGATCTTAAAGTAATTATGATGTGTGAGCTACCTTCAAATGCATTACTTGCTGATGAATTTTTAGAAATGTTTGATGGTTTTTCTATCGGCTCTAATGATTTAACACAGTTAACACTTGGTCTTGATCGTGATTCTGGGTTAATCGCACATTTATTTGATGAGCGTGACCCTGCAATTAAAAAGCTACTTTCTATGGCAATTAAAACAGCTAAAGCAAAAGGAAAATACGTAGGTATTTGTGGCCAAGGTCCTTCAGATCACGAAGACTTTGCAGCATGGTTAGTAGAGCAGGGCATTGACTCTGTTTCACTAAATCCAGATACAGTAATAGAAACATGGTTATACCTAGCTAAAAAATTAGCAAAGTAA
- a CDS encoding replication protein A, which yields MSRKVNISVDNLPDTLRGQIHGVESAIDNESLALFTDNKDVRVSIENAAHGLRAYSNTFNHYDLWGRFVRSGHKKLPLEEAPKKTIITRKISEKVDGILYDGEIKITPAVVSTRKDGEDVEYLVWPSDREEKVERALIRLASKGKIVKINFKSGIQYAVVFSMNELAQELKAVGQSMPYPAIKESLEALQGSKLSFKYSATDTKNSDIDDSFYESNMNFLSSLHFSGKKGQGGNVKCVACLNAFVHNMIDNLEYKGYYFNSAQELKRGLSRWMMLRLYHLWRYAAPGKTYHFRLLSIMEKYGSIYSTDNITENKLKALRRDMTTTMKDLIEKGAISEYSITNVKDDKTGNIIDYTYEMHPSDQFCDEILTLNKHNKRIEIQGGKRIVENAVLIDEDKLDEIVEK from the coding sequence ATGAGCCGAAAGGTCAACATCTCGGTAGATAACTTGCCTGATACATTAAGAGGCCAAATTCACGGGGTGGAAAGTGCAATTGATAACGAAAGTTTAGCACTATTTACTGATAATAAAGATGTTCGCGTTTCTATTGAAAATGCTGCCCATGGACTACGTGCTTATTCAAATACGTTTAATCATTATGATTTATGGGGACGCTTTGTTCGCTCTGGCCATAAAAAATTGCCGCTTGAAGAAGCTCCGAAAAAAACAATCATTACCCGTAAAATATCAGAAAAGGTAGATGGTATTTTATACGATGGTGAAATTAAAATTACACCTGCCGTAGTAAGTACGCGCAAAGATGGTGAAGATGTTGAATATTTAGTTTGGCCATCAGACAGAGAAGAAAAAGTAGAACGCGCACTAATCCGTTTAGCGTCAAAAGGTAAAATAGTAAAAATTAATTTTAAGTCCGGTATTCAATATGCTGTGGTTTTTTCTATGAACGAGTTAGCGCAAGAACTTAAAGCTGTTGGGCAGTCAATGCCGTACCCAGCAATTAAAGAATCTCTTGAGGCGCTTCAAGGTTCTAAACTTTCGTTTAAATATTCTGCAACGGACACCAAAAATTCAGACATTGATGATTCCTTTTACGAATCAAACATGAACTTTTTATCGTCACTACATTTTAGTGGTAAAAAAGGTCAAGGCGGCAATGTTAAGTGTGTAGCCTGTTTAAATGCGTTTGTTCACAACATGATTGATAACCTTGAATACAAAGGATATTACTTTAACAGCGCACAAGAACTTAAACGCGGATTATCCCGTTGGATGATGCTGCGTCTATATCATCTTTGGCGTTATGCCGCACCAGGCAAAACATATCATTTTAGATTACTTTCTATTATGGAAAAGTACGGCTCTATTTATTCTACCGATAATATTACGGAAAATAAGCTAAAGGCATTACGCCGCGACATGACAACGACAATGAAAGATTTGATAGAAAAAGGTGCAATATCAGAATACAGCATAACGAATGTAAAAGATGATAAAACAGGCAATATTATTGATTACACCTATGAAATGCATCCATCTGACCAATTTTGTGACGAAATACTGACATTGAATAAGCATAATAAACGTATTGAAATTCAAGGTGGTAAACGTATCGTAGAAAACGCTGTTTTAATAGACGAAGACAAACTTGATGAGATAGTAGAGAAGTAG
- the ppsR gene encoding posphoenolpyruvate synthetase regulatory kinase/phosphorylase PpsR, with the protein MRTAFYISDGTAITSEVFGHATLSLFPIDFNHKTIPFVETEEKAHEIKALINATAAKTGEKPFVFFTFVNHSLSEIIKSANAVTYDFLTTYSEKIEKELNVAPVPKMHRTHSIHEKSYDFRIDAVNYALMNDDGGNIKNFSEADIILIGVSRSGKTPTSLYLALQYGIKAANYPITEEDLDNEGLPKCLVPYKHKLFGLTIDPERLAAIRHRRMANSKYASIKQCRIEVREVEMLYKRHKIAYFNSTHHSVEEISAKILIETDLERRKY; encoded by the coding sequence ATGAGAACTGCTTTTTATATATCAGATGGAACAGCGATTACTTCTGAGGTTTTTGGGCATGCAACTTTATCGTTGTTTCCTATCGATTTTAATCATAAAACCATTCCTTTTGTAGAAACAGAAGAAAAAGCGCACGAGATTAAAGCGTTAATTAACGCCACCGCTGCAAAAACAGGCGAGAAGCCGTTTGTTTTTTTCACCTTTGTTAATCATAGTTTGAGTGAAATTATTAAATCGGCTAATGCAGTTACCTATGATTTTTTAACTACATACAGTGAAAAAATAGAAAAAGAGCTTAATGTAGCTCCAGTGCCAAAAATGCATCGAACACATTCTATTCATGAAAAAAGTTACGACTTTAGAATCGATGCGGTTAACTATGCACTTATGAATGATGATGGGGGTAATATTAAAAACTTTTCTGAGGCTGATATTATTTTAATTGGTGTTAGTCGCAGTGGTAAAACACCAACAAGCTTATATTTAGCACTGCAGTATGGCATTAAAGCGGCTAATTACCCTATTACAGAAGAAGATTTGGATAACGAAGGTTTACCAAAATGTTTAGTCCCTTATAAACATAAGTTGTTTGGGCTCACAATTGACCCTGAAAGATTGGCTGCAATTAGACACAGACGTATGGCTAATTCTAAATATGCGTCTATTAAGCAGTGCCGTATTGAGGTGCGTGAAGTTGAGATGCTTTATAAGCGTCATAAAATTGCTTATTTTAATTCTACACATCACTCTGTTGAAGAGATTTCTGCAAAAATATTGATAGAAACAGACTTAGAGCGACGTAAGTACTAA
- a CDS encoding DNA replication terminus site-binding protein, with amino-acid sequence MVTKVQIRSQFDLMNELTLRLIEELKECEFSKAEYYQLPDISSLDEKKVPESILVTKISGELAQKAILNSFSDIYKKAGLSSRVLKRHPGLLVIKNADKQALNNRIAQVNRAKSTFKECILAIDNNDARFEAVHNAIPNLITLAAYRKIHSESESPFSVRFTWMHKHATKTLTKKMALDMLEKSASYRNPRMIDQQKWQSLVAQEKVRVASLGEKEKLRIRRPTRVSPQVNVRYTAKNRYHVSAALPFILINPEPDVKLGILANYEKPLSHPRKREYDFLVDRLYLEQVDK; translated from the coding sequence ATGGTAACCAAAGTACAAATTAGGAGTCAGTTTGACTTAATGAACGAATTAACTCTAAGATTGATTGAAGAATTAAAAGAATGTGAATTCTCCAAAGCAGAATATTATCAGTTACCTGATATTAGTAGCTTAGATGAAAAAAAAGTGCCTGAATCGATATTAGTAACAAAAATTTCAGGAGAACTAGCTCAAAAAGCAATACTAAATTCTTTTTCTGATATTTATAAAAAAGCGGGGTTGAGTAGTCGTGTTTTAAAAAGACACCCTGGTTTATTAGTGATAAAAAATGCAGATAAACAAGCTTTAAACAACAGAATAGCCCAGGTGAATAGAGCAAAATCTACTTTCAAAGAGTGTATTTTAGCTATTGATAATAACGATGCTCGTTTTGAAGCAGTCCATAATGCTATACCAAATTTAATTACATTAGCTGCATATCGAAAAATTCATAGTGAAAGTGAATCACCTTTTTCAGTTAGATTTACTTGGATGCATAAACACGCTACAAAAACGCTAACAAAAAAAATGGCACTGGACATGCTCGAAAAATCAGCCAGTTACCGCAACCCTAGAATGATAGATCAACAAAAGTGGCAATCGCTTGTTGCGCAGGAAAAAGTACGTGTAGCTAGTTTAGGAGAAAAAGAGAAACTGAGAATACGCCGCCCTACTCGCGTAAGCCCACAGGTTAATGTGCGGTATACAGCAAAAAATAGATATCACGTTAGTGCAGCATTACCATTTATTTTAATTAACCCAGAACCTGATGTAAAACTAGGTATATTAGCTAATTACGAAAAACCACTAAGCCATCCACGAAAACGTGAATATGACTTTTTAGTAGATAGGCTTTACTTAGAACAAGTAGATAAATAG